The Cucumis melo cultivar AY chromosome 6, USDA_Cmelo_AY_1.0, whole genome shotgun sequence genome includes a region encoding these proteins:
- the LOC103493393 gene encoding organic cation/carnitine transporter 4-like — protein sequence MTETSGEIRWPLLAAPEKGISERLTVDEMLEKHCGEFGRWQLKHFVVTSLAWALEAFHTMVMIFADREPEWVCVGSGSGCGEGKVGICGIEPGSWRWSGGAGISTVSEWGLICGDKYKVGLVQALFFGGCMIGAGVFGHLSDSKLGRKGSLTVVCILNAIFGIATAFSPNYYIYTLLRFLTGFSTGGVGLCAFVLATEPIGPTKRGIAGMSTFYFFSSGIAALSAIAYFFKSWRHLYIASSLPSFFFILLVLPFLSESPRWFLVRGRVTEATSLMAAIAKANGNHLPDGVFLALDEDTKRDEIQQSTQSGSLLDVMRSPITRIRLILAVAINFMCAVVYYGLSLNVVNLDTNIYMNVAVNAVAEMPAFLITAVLLDVCGRKPLAIGTLWFSGVFCLAGSSMKGVGIWKVIRMGCGVLGIFGMAGTYNLLYIYTAELFPTVVRNAALGSATQASQMGAILAPFVVVMGGGLPFAVFAGCGIVGGALAFYLPETLNKPLYDTMGGMEDGERVCNLNCNA from the exons ATGACGGAGACGTCAGGGGAAATCCGGTGGCCTCTGCTGGCGGCGCCGGAGAAGGGAATATCGGAGAGGTTGACGGTGGACGAGATGCTGGAGAAGCACTGCGGGGAGTTTGGGAGATGGCAACTGAAGCACTTTGTGGTGACGAGCCTGGCTTGGGCGCTTGAGGCCTTTCATACTATGGTTATGATATTCGCAGACCGGGAACCGGAATGGGTTTGTGTTGGATCCGGTTCGGGATGTGGTGAGGGGAAGGTTGGGATTTGTGGGATAGAACCGGGGTCGTGGAGGTGGAGCGGAGGGGCGGGGATATCGACGGTGTCTGAATGGGGATTGATTTGCGGTGATAAGTATAAGGTTGGATTGGTTCAGGCCTTGTTTTTTGGCGGCTGTATGATTG GTGCAGGAGTTTTTGGGCATCTTTCAGATTCTAAATTGGGAAGAAAAGGATCTCTCACGGTAGTATGCATTCTGAACGCTATTTTTGGAATTGCAACCGCTTTTTCTCCCAATTACTACATCTACACTCTCCTCCGTTTCCTCACCGGCTTCAGCACCGGCGGTGTCGGTCTCTGCGCCTTTGTCCTTGCAACCGAGCCCATCGGCCCTACCAAACGCGGCATTGCTGGAATGTCCACCTTCTACTTCTTCTCCTCCGGCATTGCTGCCCTCTCCGCCATTGCCTACTTCTTCAAATCATGGCGCCATCTCTACATTGCCTCCTCTCTCCCTTCATTCTTCTTCATTCTCCTTGTCCTTCCTTTCCTCTCTGAATCCCCTCGGTGGTTCCTCGTCCGTGGCAGGGTCACCGAGGCTACAAGCCTCATGGCTGCTATCGCCAAAGCAAATGGAAACCACCTCCCCGACGGAGTGTTTCTCGCCCTAGATGAAGACACCAAACGCGACGAAATCCAACAATCCACCCAGTCGGGGTCACTCCTGGATGTGATGCGCTCTCCTATTACTCGAATCCGGTTGATACTAGCTGTGGCTATTAATTTCATGTGCGCTGTTGTGTACTATGGGTTGAGCTTGAATGTGGTGAATCTCGACACGAACATTTACATGAACGTAGCAGTTAACGCAGTGGCGGAAATGCCGGCGTTCTTGATCACGGCGGTGCTATTGGACGTGTGTGGGAGGAAGCCGTTGGCAATAGGGACGTTATGGTTCAGCGGGGTGTTCTGTTTGGCTGGGAGTTCAATGAAGGGAGTGGGGATTTGGAAGGTCATTAGAATGGGGTGCGGAGTGTTGGGAATATTCGGGATGGCAGGGACTTATAATCTCTTGTATATTTACACGGCGGAGCTGTTTCCGACCGTTGTGAGGAACGCTGCCTTAGGGAGTGCAACTCAAGCATCGCAGATGGGGGCGATATTGGCACCATTTGTGGTGGTGATGGGCGGAGGGCTGCCGTTCGCGGTGTTTGCGGGGTGTGGGATTGTGGGAGGGGCTTTGGCCTTTTACTTGCCGGAGACTTTGAATAAGCCTTTGTATGATACAATGGGAGGAATGGAAGATGGGGAAAGAGTTTGTAATTTGAATTGTAATGCCTAA
- the LOC103493394 gene encoding uncharacterized protein LOC103493394, with protein sequence MKFLFEFVSCCVPVNMSRIENPEETEAAASKEMRTLAPITTRKHRRRKRSALLPSAAAKLAADWKPSLGAISEDKVVLVVMEREKSDDQAAELERSVKRKSGSRDGESRVHGRKNSNDFSLRQNPSAIPVVIPAFSPAPFLF encoded by the exons ATGAAATTCCTTTTTGAGTTCGTTTCTTGCTGCGTGCCGGTGAACATGTCGCGCATAGAGAATCCGGAGGAGACAGAGGCGGCAGCCTCGAAGGAGATGAGAACTCTGGCTCCGATTACCACCAGAAAACACCGGCGGAGAAAACGAAGCGCGTTGTTACCTTCGGCGGCGGCGAAACTAGCCGCCGATTGGAAGCCGTCGCTGGGAGCGATTTCAGAGGATAAGGTAGTTCTGGTAGTGATGGAGAGAGAGAAGAGCGATGATCAGGCGGCGGAATTGGAACGATCGGTGAAAAGAAAGAGCGGATCTCGAGACGGAGAAAGCAGAGTTCACGGCCGTAAGAACAGTAACGATTTCAG CCTTAGGCAAAATCCGTCGGCGATTCCGGTAGTGATCCCGGCGTTTTCTCCGGCTCCGTTCTTGTTCTGA